One window of Camelina sativa cultivar DH55 chromosome 4, Cs, whole genome shotgun sequence genomic DNA carries:
- the LOC109132633 gene encoding LOW QUALITY PROTEIN: F-box protein At3g49510-like (The sequence of the model RefSeq protein was modified relative to this genomic sequence to represent the inferred CDS: inserted 1 base in 1 codon), whose translation MKQVSDLSDDLVREIFSRVPLTSIXAVRSTCKKWNALMKDHIFGTKAASKNHHQFLEFMVLDSRVCSLRLDPLQENSKYDLTDPSMKEISIPNTDQVELSQVYHCDGLLLCVAEHNSSLVVWNPYLGQTKGIQLRNKFNRRDIFALGYDNNNPNHKILRFLYDDESSRHGQRRDIDVYDFSSDSWRVLEVNPDGDAPFYRTGLSLKGNTYFFGQEVTEITGIKDYLLCFDFTTERFEPRLPMPFDPPSPSIEFLTLSWVRDEKLAVLYNHWDTIKTYRILISTKIEPNKVSWRTFLTLDMSLVFCFWTYFPPKSFFIDEEKKVAVFFNNSRTKTYTYRYQMAYIVGDDGYFKSVNIGEVTISQGSPGKLVCSSYVPSLVQLQV comes from the exons ATGAAACAAGTATCCGATCTATCAGATGATTTAGTTAGAGAGATCTTTTCTAGGGTTCCATTGACATCCA GCGCAGTGCGATCTACTTGTAAAAAGTGGAACGCTTTAATGAAAGATCACATCTTTGGTACAAAAGCAGCATCAAAGaatcatcatcagtttctgGAGTTCATGGTTTTAGATTCTAGGGTTTGTTCCTTGAGATTAgatccactacaagaaaacag CAAATACGACTTGACTGATCCATCAATGAAGGAAATAAGTATACCTAATACTGATCAAGTCGAGTTATCTCAAGTCTATCACTGCGATGGCTTATTGTTATGCGTCGCCGAACACAACTCGAGCCTCGTTGTATGGAATCCGTACTTGGGGCAAACCAAAGGGATTCAACtcagaaacaaattcaatagacGTGACATTTTTGCTCTCGGATACGACAACAACAACCctaaccacaaaatcttgaggtttCTCTATGATGACGAGAGTAGCAGACATGGTCAAAGAAGGGACATTGATGTCTACGATTTTAGTTCTgattcatggagggttcttgaaGTCAATCCCGACGGGGACGCGCCGTTTTATCGTACTGGCCTGTCTTTGAAGGGAAACACTTACTTTTTTGGTCAAGAGGTAACAGAAATAACAGGCATTAAAGattatttactctgttttgatttcactACAGAGAGATTTGAACCGCGTCTGCCTATGCCGTTTGACCCTCCCTCTCCTAGTATTGAATTTCTGACTCTCTCTTGGGTTAGAGATGAGAAGCTCGCTGTGTTATACAACCACTGGGACACAATTAAGACATACAGGATTTTGATTTCCACTAAGATTGAGCCCAATAAGGTATCTTGGAGGACTTTTTTGACACTCGATATGTCActagtcttttgtttttggacttACTTTCCTCCTAAGAgcttcttcattgacgaggagaagaaagtagCAGTGTTTTTTAATAACAGTAGGACCAAGACCTATACCTATCGCTACCAAATGGCTTACATCGTTGGAGATGATGGATACTTCAAATCTGTCAACATCGGAGAAGTTACGATTTCCCAGGGGAGTCCAGGCAAACTTGTGTGCtcttcttatgttccaagtttagtgcaacTACAAGTTTAG